In Mycobacterium sp. MS1601, one DNA window encodes the following:
- a CDS encoding TIGR02391 family protein: MLADTHGGLTGYEIGQLLGRLDMDDPGAGLTKWKRLEEAFVRRQNTDGHPQRIITFITHAMNPANYIGRPELFTLRQDQLDEVLTFVGLRVEDTGKVHRGPRSATLDEASRNATSLRAELRRRDTHGEVLRYCTVELLKKNNFHASLEATKSVFERVRQMSGLSGDGAPLIDAALSLGKSGAPVIAINNLASQTDRDEQTGFANLIKGLAGMFRNPVAHDPRALRAVTDTQLLELATALSLVHRRLDVATVTHPSTN; the protein is encoded by the coding sequence GTGCTTGCTGACACCCATGGTGGCCTCACCGGATACGAGATTGGTCAGCTGCTAGGCCGTCTTGATATGGACGATCCCGGCGCCGGTCTGACGAAGTGGAAGCGGCTGGAGGAGGCGTTCGTCCGCCGTCAGAACACCGATGGCCATCCGCAGCGGATCATCACGTTCATCACGCACGCGATGAACCCCGCCAACTACATCGGCAGGCCCGAGCTGTTCACGCTGCGCCAAGACCAGCTCGATGAGGTGCTGACCTTCGTCGGCCTCCGCGTTGAAGACACCGGCAAAGTGCACCGCGGCCCCCGGTCCGCCACCCTGGACGAGGCATCGCGCAACGCCACCTCATTGCGGGCAGAGCTAAGACGACGAGACACCCACGGCGAAGTGCTGCGCTACTGCACCGTGGAGCTGCTCAAGAAGAACAACTTTCACGCCTCCCTGGAAGCAACAAAAAGCGTGTTCGAACGAGTCCGGCAGATGTCGGGCCTCAGCGGCGACGGTGCCCCGCTGATCGATGCGGCACTGTCCCTCGGGAAGTCAGGGGCACCAGTCATTGCGATCAACAACCTGGCCTCCCAAACCGATCGTGATGAACAAACAGGCTTCGCCAACCTCATCAAAGGCCTCGCCGGCATGTTCAGGAACCCGGTGGCTCACGATCCGCGTGCCCTACGAGCGGTGACCGACACCCAGTTGCTCGAACTGGCGACGGCACTGTCGC
- a CDS encoding recombinase family protein has product MTAILGYARVSTTGQDLDAQLAVLAEAGVDKGRIFTDRLSGSARTERPGLAAMLDYARAGDTVVVAAVDRLGRSVAEVTRTIADLGERQIMLRTLREGVDTATPAGRAVAAIMATLAELELELGRERRAASRHSRRSRQLPATKPTKLSPDRQEQLRRLAATGEPVPELAAAFGIGRATAYRYIANSEARQQNA; this is encoded by the coding sequence ATGACGGCGATCCTCGGCTATGCCCGAGTTAGCACCACCGGCCAGGACCTCGACGCGCAACTAGCCGTGCTCGCCGAAGCTGGTGTCGATAAGGGCCGAATCTTTACCGACAGGCTGTCGGGGTCGGCCAGAACGGAACGCCCTGGACTCGCTGCGATGCTCGACTACGCGCGAGCTGGAGACACGGTTGTGGTGGCGGCCGTTGACCGGCTGGGCCGTTCGGTCGCCGAAGTCACCCGCACCATCGCCGATCTAGGCGAACGCCAGATCATGCTGCGCACACTGCGAGAAGGGGTGGACACCGCCACTCCTGCAGGTCGCGCCGTGGCAGCCATCATGGCGACCCTCGCGGAACTCGAACTCGAACTGGGTCGGGAACGCCGCGCCGCATCCCGCCATTCACGCCGCTCCCGGCAACTACCAGCGACAAAGCCTACAAAGCTCAGCCCCGATCGACAGGAGCAGCTGCGGCGCCTGGCAGCTACCGGTGAACCGGTCCCCGAGCTTGCTGCCGCGTTTGGGATTGGACGGGCCACTGCCTATCGATATATCGCCAATAGCGAAGCAAGGCAACAGAATGCCTGA